In Cyprinus carpio isolate SPL01 chromosome A5, ASM1834038v1, whole genome shotgun sequence, the sequence ACCTGTGTGAAGAAGCAAAAGTGTATGATGAACAGTTCCCAAAAGGCTGAGACACTTTACAGGGACCCGCAGAAGACCATATTTGAACCCAAACTGACCTTAGAGGTCACGGCTGACGATGCTGGAAGGAAAACGAATCTGGTCACAGCGAACGGTGTTATAGAAACGGCTGTGAATGAAGAGTCGTGTAATGAATGGAGCGTTTCCAATCTCCAGAATCTGAAAGAGATGCAATATCTGCACCACGAGACTGAGGACAGTCTAATTGACCCATCACTGGACGTAGACAAGTCGTCCTTCATGGGTTTCATTGACTCTAGTAACCTGGAGAGCTCAGAGGATGCTCAGACCATTCCGTGCATCCAGGTGGATGTTAAAACGGATGTGGTGCTGAtcgatgaggatgatgatgatatgtCTCTAAGGGAGAGGACAGTAACAGATGTGTCCACTGCAGACGGGAATGCGGCCGAGCTTGTGTGTGGAGGGCTCCAGTCAATCTCTGACTCCTCCCACTCTTTATGTGATGGGCGGAGTCTAGAGCAGGGCTCGACCATTGAGACGCCTCAAGAGAAACAGGAGCCGCCCAAAAAACACAAACGCTCTTGTTGCCTCTGTGTTATCATTTGAGGTTTCCTCGAAAAAGGGCCAAGATTACACActtttcaagcatttttttttaaaatcattttataatgttagTCAACGATTCTTGCAtcaaaaacagtcagaataaatTTTTTCATGACCATTTTAACTCTCTCTCTTACCCTTAGAGTTAAACAAGCTTATTTTGCTACTCACCTTTTTAAAAGTcataaattaccttttttaatttttttattccatacattttaaagtaaaaaaacaacttcCATTTCCAAGTGAAAGAatatttaatgaggaaaaaatatagGGACTTGATTGTATTTATCATGACAACTCTTTTGTTGACAACTTGTTGTCCATTTGTCTCCTGTTGGAGCGaatgcctgttcacaccaaggacaataaagttttaatcattctaattctatgaggaTATTTAACGATAACGACGCAGAGGAACGATATAATTGGAATCACATGGAGAACGATTatttcagctgatgaatgataaaatcattgacagccaatcagagttcCTCTTGTGCATTTAAAGCCACAGACAAAACAGCAGTGCACTTAtgataaacagaacattattgtgcATTAGTGTGGATGCTATACTGTAGTCATCGTTACAGTTATCTTCATAGTTATACTTCTTTGTGTGAACAGGTCCTAAATTAATTGTGAGCACAATCACTGTGAGCATCTAGTTTTAAGGTGTTGAATACTGAATTTGAGCAAATTTAGGCAGTTTAGGCTAATTTTGGTGTTCCTGATTGTTGGGCTGCTATTTTCCCCATGCGTCTGGCACAATAGTGTTTTTGTGAAttatacattttgtatgtatttgtctttTATCGCAGTTACGCTGTAACTGTGGGTCTGTGAAATATTCAGTGCAGAGCTTTTAAGAGGTCGGAGAGCACTGCTGGGAATGTGCAGGTACGATCAGCTGCACAAAACCAGAGGAAAATTTAAACGTGGATCCTTCTAGCTATACAAGCTTGATTTCAGTCGGTGGTTGACCGAAATGTGTCACATTGTGTTGTTAACAGAGCTCCTTTAGAGGCactatcttattattatcaatgttacaaaccgttgtgctgattaatacatttatttaaaccatgattctttgatgaatagaaagttcaaaagaacagcaattatataaaatagaaatcttctgtaacattataaatgtctttactgcggcttttgatcaatttaatgtgttcttgctggataaaagtatttctttaaaataaaaaaaaattaaaaatcttaccgaaaAGTAAGGTAATTTTGTTAACATTGTGTCCCACACTGAGTGCACCCAATTTGACCTTCCCTTGCCAGTGTGACAAATGAGCCCGAAGTAATATCACCTGCAATTTTAAACTATTATGTATTTAACACCTCTTTTATCGAACTTCCAAGATTTTTGTACACACAACATTTTTATGCTTAATTGAGTTTAAAAAGCTTTTAGTTTCTAAGGCAACCAATTCAATGCATGGCATCCAGTTATCTTGCATGTAATGGTGTCATGTGACAATGTTGCATActactttttgaaacctttagCATACAGCGtactgttttacacacacacacacacacacacatacatactgtatatacagtatacatactgtatatatacgtatatatatatatagagagagaggaaCTATTATATCTATTGTATTGTGCAGTATGCACTAATATTCCATTTAGAACACAGCCAAGCATCTCTTGACAACAGAACTTTTCTAAACTGCCACATTTTCTGTACGGTGCTGATGAGCTGCATCTCTCCATATGTCTTAAACTGTgtctgttttgtatgttttaataaaaGCCTTGCATATGTTCACAGATCTTGCTCTGGTTTGTAATCGTTGTGCAGTACAGTCAGGTGGAGGACGTGGTTTCTCATCTCAGTGGAGGTTTCCGGATGATTTGAGTGAGGGTGTGTGTCTTGTTGGGAGGAGTTGCTGTgtgaatatatttgtgtgtatgtttaagGGGTGTGTGAGGAGGGTGATAAGGCAGAACTCTTTTATCTTTAACTCACCACCCATCAGAGTTGGCGCTGTAAATGTGTCACGCTTATACACTCAGAAGTGTATTTGTACTCTTTGTGACCTTGTGAATATTATTGTTCTTTAGAAtaattgtacttaaaaaaaaagtacttaatttgttttatttgaagtaGGTTGTACTTTTGTGCATCAGAAACATGTAGACCAGAATTTGCACCTTCAAAAAGGTAAGACAATTTATAATTtgactttaatttattattcattatgattatttttaatttattatttgtattttattagtaatttctTTTAAGTAGCATCATGAATTTTTCACACGGAAGATAGGCCATCAGCGGAAATTAAAGATGGGTGTATTCACAGCAGTTTGACAGCtttcataaacaaaaaccaaaaatagcCGTAATCAGCATGTGGCCATAAGAATGAGCAGGTTCCCTTTCATACAGAGCGACATTTAACTGAATGTGTCTGCGCTGATAATAACAGACGTCCATTACAAACCACACAGAAAGCTGAGAGGAGATGTGCTTAACCTCAACTAACTCATTCACCACTATCAACAGAGTTCAGAATGGAGGAGGAGGGTCTTTAAAAGggaaatttggagaaatgtggaaCAGAACTGTGGTTTTGAGTTCGCTGGAACAGAGGAGAGAAAAACAGCGATGACAGTCGTAAGAGTGGCCTTATGCTTTCTGATGATTCAAAGCATCTTTAAAGGTCAgtttcaaacaattaatcacaatctttaaatatattttcaaatacacAGTCAGAAGagatttgaataaaatgatttaatcctttaattaatacaattatgtaATTATTGATTGATAAAcctgttattttaatgttatatagtGTGCATTTGTACATAGATCCAGTGGGGCCCAGAAGTCCaagagtgatttttattttttattacaaatgataTTATGAGGAAAACAATTAATGTGAATTAGGTTTATTAacataaaatgaacatgaatttgaTAAAGTGTTTGGTTTGCCTTTTGCTTTAACCAGATGATCATGATTTGAGATGTTTCTTGAGTTTCACTGAAAATCTTACTGTCTGAAATATCACTAATTTTCCTTAGAAATGATATAGAATTGTATATATTccttcttttaaatgtataactttttacatttttacaggttTTATAAAATATCCCAATTGTTcatgttatatatacagtaatataaatgcataaatattaaaaacaacaaataatactaaataacttcataataatactaataataaaacaacaaaaaaatcaataacaaaaaaaatttaaataaaaaaaaaaaatataacagtagattcttatttcaaaatgaaaatgttaatcaAGGATGTTCTTAgatataacaattaattttaggttttataaatattatacatttaaaaaaaaattaaatattatgtttttataatgcaAAAGTAATGCTCATctcaattgaaaaataaaaaaaataaataataaagaaacattactcatatataatttaatataaatagtaatatgaatacttaaatgttatacattacacataaatatctttaaaataaatattattaaacatgactcttatatactgtattattagtaacatgcatttaaataattgtaaatctAACATGTTAGAAGGATGCATGTCAGTatgtatttccattttaaattgaaaatgttaaTCCAGGTTTTTCACTCTTCACCTCAGATATAACAGTGAAGACAGAAACAATGGATGTTTGTGCCTCTTGCCATAAAAACGCCACCTGTAATGATAAAACGGATGGATCTGGGGGGAAAGTGTGCAACTGCATGTATGGATTTGTTGGCAATGGGAGGACCTACTGTCAAGGTTTGATTATCCTGAGAACTGTTTAATAGCTGAGCATACCTTTTTGATTGATAAACCtatatgttatgtttgttttaatacagATAAAGATGAGTGTCAGCTGGGTAAAATCTGTGGCGATCACACCAAGTGTCACAACACATACGGCAGCTATTACTGCACCTGTCTCGCAGGCTACAGCCCATCCAATCACATGAACACATTCATACCCAATGATGGAACGTACTGCCATGGTGAGTTTTCATTTCAGTAAATGAGTGCATTTGTAGACCTGTGTCACTGGAGCTCCAGCATATCTTCCCCTTAAGGTTGTTGTTTCCTGACTGAAACACAGGAGGTGCAGAGACGTTGCAGGAAGGGTGTGAGCATGGTTTTGAAAGTGATATATCCTGAATGGTTTAATTGGTTAAAAACTTCTGCAAAACTTATTGCTCGACTGTGGCTAAACAATGCTAAATGGGAGTTGCTTCAAGTGGAATGTGTCAAAAATACATTATGAGGATTCTTTTTGACAAAGTGGTTTGAAATTAAATGAGcagaattactttaaaaaatcaaatgtttatatttcttgACCAGTAGGTGGTTTTGAAACTTCATGTAACTATAAGGACATGCTTGTTATGACTGGTACCAAGTTTAGTCTCAATAAAAACCCTTTTAATACCTTCAAAGCACGATATTGATGACACATACCAAATTTTATAATGATGTGCCAATGCAAGGTTAATATCAAGTGAAAAATTGGCATGTCGaacgaatctaaagagaccagtctCATTATATTTTGGTCGAACCATTAAGTTATGagtaaaaatatgcttttttataACTCatgaccagtaggtggcgctgtgcTGAAAATGTGCAGGTACCTTCTGGTTGTGGTTATTATGAGACACACCAATTTTGGTTTAAGTACACTAAGGCCCTGTCCATACGAACGCAGCTTTTGCTATGCGATTTAGACGTTTGTCCACACGTAAACGctgcaccaggtcactgaaagtGTAATCGTGTAGACAAGCGAAACCGGAGATTTTAGCTTGTGATGTCGGACATGCGCTGTTATCTACGCCTACTagactttttcaggcttctgattggcaaACATtgctttacggttgagattatatcaccacctgttggtttggcatgctcttgacagtgcttcatagcatgcgtttgcattttcatgtggactGACTATAAACTCTGTTTCTAAAAATACCCATGTACATGTGGACATGGCCtaaagcaggggttttcaaacctgtcctggaggacccacAGCACTGCACTgcattttgtatgtctctatCAGTCACACCCAGTTCAGTCTTGCAGTCTctgctaatgagctgatgagtggaatcaagtgtgttagatgagggagataTGCAAAATGTGTGTTGCTCATCCCCTAATAATGTTGAACAGGCAGCACATTTCTCCTCTCACTTCATGATGTTGTTTTTGCATGTACTGTAGATATAGACGAGTGTGGCGTGCAGGGGGTCTGTGGTGAAGGAGGTCTCTGTCACAACACAGAGGGAGATTTCACCTGCTCCTGTCAGACAGGTTACACAGTCCAGGATGGGTCAGAGCCCTTTAATCCAAACTGGGATGCAGCTTACTGCAAGGGTAAGAACAGAGCCATTGCACTTCGAAAGTCATACATAAATCACTCATTTGGACCTCTATAGAAATATCACCTAATTTACAAGAACACTGTTTGTTTTAGTCACATGCcaataattgataaaaaatttattaaacaagtaaataaataattattattattattagttgtgcTTTCTTAAGACATTAATGATACTTCAAATTGTGTGGCTTATTGAGTAGAGATAAGATTTACATTGGGACCTGACAAGAGACCAAAGTATAACAGACCTGTGCTTGGCAACCACCTAGTAATGCCCTAGTAACAATCCAGATCACCTGAGCAACCATTCAACAGCTCAACTTAGTAACTATATAGCTAAAATATGTTGAAATCACCCTGAACACAACCACCACAACACCTAATCAGACTTCTCAGAAAACTATTGCTACAAAGCAGAGCACCCTATCAACAATCCAGGAGTACCTtagtaactgcctagcaacctCTTAAAATACAGTAGCAATGGCATAGATTCTTAAATACTGAGAAAGTTGCGTAACGAGAAAACTgtcaagtgtatatatatatatatatatatatatatatatatatatatatatatatatatatatatatagcctatatatataatgtgtgtgtgtgctttttataaatgttaatattacttTGATGTAATggatctgtttgtgtgtgtatgtattctaTAGTGATAGACTGTGGATCTCCTCCATCAGTCCTCCACGCTGAGCAGCTCTCCCCCACGATCACACACTACAACAGTGAACTCCAGTACGGCTGCAGAGAGGAATTTCAGTGGAAGAGAGGACAGAATTCCTCAGTCTGTGGTCTGGATGGAAAATGGCACGGACCCAGTCTGGTCTGTGAAGGTAATACTTACGTTTGAGCAAATCAGTCTGCCAGATCTTGAATTAAGATGcactaaagtcaacatgaaatgtaCATAACTCATTATGTTTtgataatgtaacatttaaacacacacacatacacacacatgcaggttggaattttattgtgtatttttactgATGCAATATAATCCATTTTTACATAGAGGTGGACTGTGGGGAGCCTCATGTTTTTCCTCAGTCAACAACGGTTTGGAATAACATCTCACGCATGGGATCATTGGCACTGTATGTGTGCGACCCACATTTTTATAACAGTGGGCATGAGAATGTATCAGTATGTACTGCTCATGGGACATGGAGTCGTCCTGACTTCCAGTGTGAAGgtatctatttttttctattatgcgCATGGAAATATGACACTGAATCTCAAGCAaagaatgtgttgtgtttgtgtttgtgtgtgtttagagatACAGTGCGGTTCTCCTCCGGTCCTGCCTCACTCGGTGTTATTCTGGAACGGTGTCAGTAAGATTGGTTCTGTGGCTCTGTATGGCTGTGATGTTGGATATCGCAGTTTGGTTACAggaaatgtgtctgtgtgtgaaagtGATGGTCAGTGGAGTAACCCAGACTATTCTTGTGAAGGTACAGAGAATCTTGTCacattttttaaggaatagtttgccaaaaaaattaaatatcattataatgtTCATGCTTagcttaatttaaaatgcaaacattaaatCCACAAGTAAAAGCGTTATTATTTTGGAGTTTGTAGAAcatattatgttatgtttaataaaaacagaCCAACTTTAATTCTTAAGttaatgcaacaacaacaacaacaacaacaaaaaaatcagtttctgcCTTAAACTTTTAAGTATAATTGAATTGCCTGTACAAGTCATTGCAACTTAGattatattaaactgacttaaaaaatcGAGTTAAATCTCAtaacttaaaggagtagttcaccaaaaaagaaaaacttgctaaaaatatactcaccctcaggccatccaaaacatagatgagtttgtttcttcatcggaacacaTTTGTAGTGATTTAGAATTGCGTCACTTACTCACAAATGGATCTtatgcattgaatgggtgccgtcagaatgagagtccaaacagtaaaataaaacaggaaaaacatatGTTGCTATGActggagtatattttaaaaaatcctgaagaTGGTTGCCTCATGTTTTTGAAGTTTCTCAACTTCTGATTTTTCATAGTGTATAACTTCCACCCTAATCAATGTAAGTCCTCTTTATACTGCAGTGATTCAGTCATGACCACTGACATGTCATTTCCTTCTCAACAGAGATTGTGTGTGGGGAGCCGCCTATAATGCCCCTCACTGTGCACATATGGAATGGCAGAGTCACATTTAACAGCACTGTAACATATCACTGCAAACACGGTTACTATCCTAAACAAGGActtaatatatctgtgtgtgctGAGAATGGTTACTGGACAAAACCAGCTCTTTTGTGCGAaggtatttgtttacatttttttaactcaaagttaacttttttttaagtaaatgcacTCACTTTGTATGTAATGTGTGAACTGAAGAcattttcaaggtttttgttgtttctcagaggTGAAGTGTGGAGTACCgccctctctccccctctctgttATGATATGGAGAGGACAGACTAAAGTTGGATCTAGTGTGTCTTATAAGTGCATTGAGGGATTTTATAATGTTAGGAAAGGAGATACATCAGTGTGCGATTCAGAGGGAATCTGGAGTCATCCTGATTTTCTGTGTCaaggtatttttatgctttttttcttgttctttttattttgtgaatgggTCATTCTCacgaaactgtcatttatttagttCAATTTTGATTCAGTTTAATTCAATAGCTGAATGACAGTGTGAATGTTAAAAGCTCTTTAGTTATGAAACAAACTAAGTTCAACAAAGTAACTCTACAATAGATAATAGTGTGATTATTCAGCTCGGATCAAGTcggttaagtatttttttaaaatgcttcatgcattttcagaaaaaaatgctgattttgtCCCATCATACTTGCTTATAAAATCGAAGgtgtatcatttacatttatcagatccttttatccaaaacgacttacaatgCAGTATCCTTTCTGACaacaaaggaatagttcacacaataATAAAGATCAGTTGAAAATGTAGTCACCTGATGACATCCAtgtttgagtttatttcttcatctgaaaagatttggagaaatgtagcattacatcacttgctcaccaatggatgctctgcagtgaatgggtgccgtcagaatgagagtctaaacatctgataaaaacatcacaataacccacaagtaatccacacggctccagtctatcagttaatgtCTGGTGAAATataaagctgcatgtttgaaatagacaaatccatcattaaaatgttagctttaaaccatcactttctggccaaaaattcaaattcataatccataataatgcttcctgcagtgaaaaagtccatcccctgttgtccacatcaaaatccactgacgtatttgttttatatttttgtggctTGTAAACAGtccttgatctgtgcatatttctctcttgattcagatgagatgactttttccactagagaaagcaatattatggattatggaagtAACAGTTTGTAGTTAAAACATCTCCATGATTACACGCAGCCTTttgctttacaagatgttaactgacgctacatttctccaaatctgggtgagcacattttcagcaaatgtttgaTTTTGGGTGACCTGCTCCTTTCAGGTAGATTGACCATTTCCTGAGAATGACCCCATTTGATATTTAAGCGCTGTTCTCTTTAATAAGCTGATAATATGTATGCACATGTAcagtgtgtctgtatgtgtgtttgtttagaagTAGACTGTGGCGTCCCCGTCTCACTACCTCACTCAGTTGTGTTGTGGAATAACAGCTCCAGTCTGGGCTCTGTGGCCCTTTATGTGTGTGAAGCTGGATATCGTACTGTGGGTGAAGGAAATGTGTCATTGTGTAAGTCAGACGCAAAGTGGAGCAGAGTTAACATGAGATGTGAAGGTACTGACAACATACTGTCATTGTTTACTACATGTCATTCAAAAcatatatgactttttttctgtttcgtGGAACAAGATTTAAGCTGTTTTACACTTTAAGGAAATAAAGAATATGCAGCATTTTTGCACTGGTCTTTATTTCTAACTCTTAACACTGGTCCCATTGAACAGAGATAAACTGTGGGCCTCCCCCAGAATGCCCACTAACAGATATACTCTGGAACAAAGCATCTACGCTGGGCAGTGTGGTTCAGTACAAATGTAAATATGGACTCAAACAGCAGAGTGACAAAAACATGACAACATGTACATCAGATGGAACATGGGAAAAAGTGTTTGTAACATGTACAGGTAAACTGAACTGAATTCCGATTATAATGACGTGCACTATGTTTAAAAGTCTGAGGTcagtaatgttttaatgttgttgtcgttgttgttgttgttgtttcaagaaattaatacttttattcagcaaggatgcattaaactgatcaaaagtgacacaaaagacattaataatgttacaaaagttttctcttccaaataaatgccgttcctttgaattttctattaatcaaagaatactaaaaaaagtatcagtgttttcaaaaaaatatgaagctgcatgactcttttcaacattgatcgtaagaaatgtttcttgagcaaaaaatcagcctattagaatgatttctgaaggatcatgtgacactgagttttatatttatacttttttgatatatatatttaaatttatatacttttttttttttttttttttttttttttcttctattaatTGCCATCTCTTTTGGCCAAAAGAGTGGTTTTACATGGAtgccttttttacatttttgctgtttCCTGAATtgatttagtgtttaattttacCTGAAGAGCCATGAAATAACCATGAataaattttgaatataaaatgttgtggaaaattgcttttttttaaccTTAGTTTGACAACATGTGCTACAGGtacttgtaaattatttttttgtttgttttactttttttttttttttttgtagttaggATGTTGAGGTGTATGCCCATACATAAACAGACTGTCTAAAATAACCCTGCAGCAAAATAAtgtgtaaattaattacaacTGCAATTAGAATTACAATTAGAATAACAGAACAAATTCAAGTCCTTATATTTTGAAACAGATGTTCTATATTTAGATCTACAAATTTCAGAACCATTTCTGTcgttctgtttttttctctctatagCACACTGTGGCCCTGCACCAGAGGTGCCACATGCAGAGGTAGCATGGGACAACAGCACTGCAGTGATCCACCGCTGTGTTAAAGGACACTACAGacacacaggaagtgacatttCAATATGTGACATCACTGGAAAGTGGCAGATAGCCACTCTGCATTGCAAAGGTACACATCCGCACTGTTCAGCACAAAAGGAAAGTGGACCATAGTCTCAGAAGTGTGTCTTTTGGCATAAAGTCTGGTCTAATTTGTATCTAACTTTGTGTTACAGAGTTGAAACTGACAGTTAACAATCTGGTGGTGATTAATGAAAGATGCCTGCGCTGGAATGCAGAGAATGAGGGTTATAGGGAGAAATACACAGTGAGTGTTAATGAAATAAATCTATATCTTTGCACAAGTTGTCTTCTTTAATCATCAATGAGGTTGTATATAACATCTCAACACAGGTGACATTTTTTGGATTGCGAGACTTCGAGCAGCTGTTCAGTGACAGGAGAAAAAACATCTTTAGCTCCTCTGCCCTGTGGCCTGTTCTCTGTTTGAATCTCTTGCCTGCCACAAACTACACCATAACCATTACCGCCGAGTCCACACGAGCCACGTCTACAGTTACAGCAAACACTAGCATACCAGGTACAAAACAAAAGCTGCTTTCATGCAAACATCCATAATCATAAACATTTaaagtccagatgacatggcatcTGCAATTCATTTTTACTTGTGTAATGCAACATTTCTGAGCAAAACAGGAAATTCAGTGAAAAACATTGAGCATGTCAAGTTTAACAAGATACAATGCTTTTTTAGTATATATGCGACCCTGGTTGCAtaaagtcactggggtatatttgtagcaatagccaaaaatatgggtcaaaattatagatttttctttttataaagatcatgtt encodes:
- the LOC109078163 gene encoding sushi domain-containing protein 1-like isoform X2, whose amino-acid sequence is MTVVRVALCFLMIQSIFKDITVKTETMDVCASCHKNATCNDKTDGSGGKVCNCMYGFVGNGRTYCQDKDECQLGKICGDHTKCHNTYGSYYCTCLAGYSPSNHMNTFIPNDGTYCHDIDECGVQGVCGEGGLCHNTEGDFTCSCQTGYTVQDGSEPFNPNWDAAYCKVIDCGSPPSVLHAEQLSPTITHYNSELQYGCREEFQWKRGQNSSVCGLDGKWHGPSLVCEEVDCGEPHVFPQSTTVWNNISRMGSLALYVCDPHFYNSGHENVSVCTAHGTWSRPDFQCEEIQCGSPPVLPHSVLFWNGVSKIGSVALYGCDVGYRSLVTGNVSVCESDGQWSNPDYSCEEIVCGEPPIMPLTVHIWNGRVTFNSTVTYHCKHGYYPKQGLNISVCAENGYWTKPALLCEEVKCGVPPSLPLSVMIWRGQTKVGSSVSYKCIEGFYNVRKGDTSVCDSEGIWSHPDFLCQEVDCGVPVSLPHSVVLWNNSSSLGSVALYVCEAGYRTVGEGNVSLCKSDAKWSRVNMRCEAHCGPAPEVPHAEVAWDNSTAVIHRCVKGHYRHTGSDISICDITGKWQIATLHCKELKLTVNNLVVINERCLRWNAENEGYREKYTVTFFGLRDFEQLFSDRRKNIFSSSALWPVLCLNLLPATNYTITITAESTRATSTVTANTSIPVPPTPEIKYSEVEASSLTLKLRRSTNTLDSICMYQVFVIPVEGVMLFDCSSSISPRFLAQQRCDRGYVTAQIQLSGLAAEINFTVGDQQLYGDFFNAPLENGRDYYIILRTVCQWGKSRTQSCVIWAKARGTSYIMKISALVTVGSIGAVGSVFVMGYWYSWYCKKSSPRFISAAI
- the LOC109078163 gene encoding sushi domain-containing protein 1-like isoform X3: MTVVRVALCFLMIQSIFKDITVKTETMDVCASCHKNATCNDKTDGSGGKVCNCMYGFVGNGRTYCQDKDECQLGKICGDHTKCHNTYGSYYCTCLAGYSPSNHMNTFIPNDGTYCHDIDECGVQGVCGEGGLCHNTEGDFTCSCQTGYTVQDGSEPFNPNWDAAYCKVIDCGSPPSVLHAEQLSPTITHYNSELQYGCREEFQWKRGQNSSVCGLDGKWHGPSLVCEEVDCGEPHVFPQSTTVWNNISRMGSLALYVCDPHFYNSGHENVSVCTAHGTWSRPDFQCEEIQCGSPPVLPHSVLFWNGVSKIGSVALYGCDVGYRSLVTGNVSVCESDGQWSNPDYSCEAHCGPAPEVPHAEVAWDNSTAVIHRCVKGHYRHTGSDISICDITGKWQIATLHCKELKLTVNNLVVINERCLRWNAENEGYREKYTVTFFGLRDFEQLFSDRRKNIFSSSALWPVLCLNLLPATNYTITITAESTRATSTVTANTSIPVPPTPEIKYSEVEASSLTLKLRRSTNTLDSICMYQVFVIPVEGVMLFDCSSSISPRFLAQQRCDRGYVTAQIQLSGLAAEINFTVGDQQLYGDFFNAPLENGRDYYIILRTVCQWGKSRTQSCVIWAKARGTSYIMKISALVTVGSIGAVGSVFVMGYWYSWYCKKSSPRFISAAI
- the LOC109078163 gene encoding sushi domain-containing protein 1-like isoform X1; amino-acid sequence: MTVVRVALCFLMIQSIFKDITVKTETMDVCASCHKNATCNDKTDGSGGKVCNCMYGFVGNGRTYCQDKDECQLGKICGDHTKCHNTYGSYYCTCLAGYSPSNHMNTFIPNDGTYCHDIDECGVQGVCGEGGLCHNTEGDFTCSCQTGYTVQDGSEPFNPNWDAAYCKVIDCGSPPSVLHAEQLSPTITHYNSELQYGCREEFQWKRGQNSSVCGLDGKWHGPSLVCEEVDCGEPHVFPQSTTVWNNISRMGSLALYVCDPHFYNSGHENVSVCTAHGTWSRPDFQCEEIQCGSPPVLPHSVLFWNGVSKIGSVALYGCDVGYRSLVTGNVSVCESDGQWSNPDYSCEEIVCGEPPIMPLTVHIWNGRVTFNSTVTYHCKHGYYPKQGLNISVCAENGYWTKPALLCEEVKCGVPPSLPLSVMIWRGQTKVGSSVSYKCIEGFYNVRKGDTSVCDSEGIWSHPDFLCQEVDCGVPVSLPHSVVLWNNSSSLGSVALYVCEAGYRTVGEGNVSLCKSDAKWSRVNMRCEEINCGPPPECPLTDILWNKASTLGSVVQYKCKYGLKQQSDKNMTTCTSDGTWEKVFVTCTAHCGPAPEVPHAEVAWDNSTAVIHRCVKGHYRHTGSDISICDITGKWQIATLHCKELKLTVNNLVVINERCLRWNAENEGYREKYTVTFFGLRDFEQLFSDRRKNIFSSSALWPVLCLNLLPATNYTITITAESTRATSTVTANTSIPVPPTPEIKYSEVEASSLTLKLRRSTNTLDSICMYQVFVIPVEGVMLFDCSSSISPRFLAQQRCDRGYVTAQIQLSGLAAEINFTVGDQQLYGDFFNAPLENGRDYYIILRTVCQWGKSRTQSCVIWAKARGTSYIMKISALVTVGSIGAVGSVFVMGYWYSWYCKKSSPRFISAAI
- the LOC122141862 gene encoding paralemmin-2-like, with translation MVTKDNANSGSGGKTTCVKKQKCMMNSSQKAETLYRDPQKTIFEPKLTLEVTADDAGRKTNLVTANGVIETAVNEESCNEWSVSNLQNLKEMQYLHHETEDSLIDPSLDVDKSSFMGFIDSSNLESSEDAQTIPCIQVDVKTDVVLIDEDDDDMSLRERTVTDVSTADGNAAELVCGGLQSISDSSHSLCDGRSLEQGSTIETPQEKQEPPKKHKRSCCLCVII